One window from the genome of Bdellovibrio sp. NC01 encodes:
- a CDS encoding nuclear transport factor 2 family protein has product MQPQSNVLEVGKKLVDYCKRNQPLKAVDELYSEQIESQEAMETPGMPANVRGLEAIRKKNKQWEETMEVHSSQVDGPFPLGDRFAVHFKYDTTDKKTNQRWQMEEVGLYTVKDGKIIKEEFFYTM; this is encoded by the coding sequence ATGCAACCACAAAGCAATGTTCTAGAGGTCGGTAAAAAATTAGTCGACTATTGTAAGCGCAACCAGCCGTTAAAGGCCGTTGATGAATTGTATTCCGAGCAAATCGAAAGCCAAGAAGCCATGGAAACGCCAGGAATGCCTGCCAATGTTCGTGGCCTGGAAGCGATCCGGAAGAAAAACAAACAATGGGAAGAGACGATGGAAGTTCATTCATCACAAGTCGATGGCCCATTCCCATTAGGTGATCGATTTGCCGTGCACTTTAAGTACGATACGACTGATAAAAAAACCAATCAGCGTTGGCAGATGGAAGAGGTCGGTCTTTATACCGTGAAAGACGGGAAAATTATCAAGGAAGAATTCTTCTACACAATGTAG
- a CDS encoding TfoX/Sxy family DNA transformation protein: MAKEPQQLKWVESLLPEEQYRRKAMFGGFAYYIGEKIVLLIFESPGSRSYQGQQYEFELWDGCMFPVERELQDKALARFPFLVSHPILPKWLYIPVDTEGFDELVTEVVEQATRPNSYWGSIPKARGKKTSAGTSKKSVAVNEKIDTRTPRMFSDEPASVALNRAQKISDLKNLGPVAELEFIKAGIKTAPKFIDMGWQKAMVKLVKVNPKNRHSIFAYALIGALQNKEWNLISEDDKLAARQFVKSLAPDKKAGAKKKTLKKAAKKKVVARKKTQKKK, translated from the coding sequence ATGGCAAAAGAACCCCAACAACTCAAATGGGTCGAAAGTCTTCTTCCCGAAGAGCAATATCGTCGTAAAGCGATGTTCGGTGGCTTTGCTTACTACATTGGCGAAAAAATTGTTCTGCTTATTTTTGAAAGTCCCGGCAGCCGCTCTTACCAAGGTCAACAATACGAATTTGAACTTTGGGATGGCTGCATGTTCCCGGTCGAGCGTGAACTGCAAGACAAGGCGCTGGCGCGCTTCCCCTTCTTAGTTTCACATCCTATTTTACCTAAGTGGTTGTATATCCCAGTCGACACTGAAGGCTTCGATGAATTGGTCACAGAGGTTGTCGAACAAGCAACCCGTCCCAATAGCTATTGGGGCAGCATTCCCAAAGCTCGCGGCAAAAAAACGAGCGCTGGCACTTCTAAAAAGTCAGTAGCCGTTAATGAAAAAATCGACACCCGCACACCCCGTATGTTTTCTGATGAACCAGCGTCGGTAGCACTAAATCGAGCACAAAAGATTTCGGATTTAAAAAACCTAGGCCCCGTCGCTGAGCTTGAATTTATTAAAGCCGGCATTAAGACGGCACCCAAATTTATCGACATGGGCTGGCAAAAAGCGATGGTAAAGCTTGTTAAAGTAAATCCAAAGAATCGTCATTCGATCTTCGCCTATGCATTAATTGGTGCATTACAAAACAAAGAATGGAATCTTATTTCAGAGGACGACAAATTAGCAGCACGTCAGTTCGTCAAATCTTTGGCCCCGGATAAAAAAGCAGGCGCCAAAAAGAAGACGCTCAAGAAAGCTGCTAAAAAGAAAGTCGTCGCACGCAAAAAAACACAGAAGAAAAAATAA
- a CDS encoding DUF72 domain-containing protein gives MKEVTMETRIGISGWRYPPWRGTFYPEDLAQKNELYFASRQLSSIEINGSFYSTQSPASYKAWYSTTPDHFIFSVKGPRYITHIRRLNDIALPLANFFGSGVLHLKEKLGPFLWQFPPSFRLDEDKLANFFAHLPKTEKQAVQLAKKADRLDPDYPAAAATSQRHLRHAIEVRHHSFENPDFIKLLRDFNIALVLADTAGKWPYMEDATADFMYLRLHGDEELYASGYAPENLNWWSDRIKKWQAGSEPRDALTMAGPDPHPQKRDVFVYFDNDLKVRAPVDAKSLMHLLHVDWKPQD, from the coding sequence ATGAAAGAGGTGACGATGGAAACGCGAATAGGCATATCGGGCTGGCGCTATCCTCCATGGCGCGGAACTTTTTATCCTGAAGACTTAGCGCAAAAGAATGAGCTGTACTTCGCAAGTCGTCAGCTCAGTTCCATAGAAATCAATGGTTCATTTTATTCGACGCAAAGTCCGGCAAGTTATAAAGCCTGGTATAGCACGACACCGGATCATTTTATTTTTTCAGTCAAAGGACCACGCTATATCACGCATATTCGCAGGCTGAACGATATCGCATTGCCGCTGGCGAATTTCTTTGGCTCGGGAGTTTTACATTTAAAAGAAAAGTTAGGACCATTTTTATGGCAGTTTCCTCCCAGTTTTCGTTTAGATGAAGATAAGCTTGCCAACTTCTTCGCGCACTTGCCGAAAACGGAAAAACAGGCTGTGCAATTAGCAAAAAAAGCAGATCGGTTAGATCCCGACTATCCTGCGGCGGCCGCGACTTCGCAGCGGCATCTGCGCCATGCGATTGAGGTTCGCCATCACTCTTTTGAAAATCCTGATTTTATAAAACTGCTTCGTGATTTCAATATTGCCCTGGTCTTGGCGGATACTGCGGGCAAGTGGCCGTACATGGAAGATGCAACGGCGGATTTTATGTATTTGCGTTTGCACGGTGATGAAGAACTCTACGCCAGCGGGTATGCACCAGAAAATTTGAATTGGTGGAGTGATCGTATTAAAAAATGGCAAGCGGGCAGTGAACCCCGCGATGCTTTGACCATGGCAGGACCTGATCCCCATCCACAAAAACGCGATGTCTTCGTGTACTTTGATAATGATCTCAAAGTTCGTGCGCCCGTTGATGCCAAAAGTTTGATGCATCTTCTGCATGTCGACTGGAAGCCACAAGATTAA
- a CDS encoding UdgX family uracil-DNA binding protein (This protein belongs to the uracil DNA glycosylase superfamily, members of which act in excision repair of DNA. However, it belongs more specifically to UdgX branch, whose founding member was found to bind uracil in DNA (where it does not belong), without cleaving it, appears to promote DNA repair by a pathway involving RecA, rather than base excision.) has translation MAMKKYPGAKPPDTKSLKTLEAAAEKCRGCDLYKNATQVVFGDGSAKAQVLIVGEQPGDKEDQQGLPFVGPAGELLRHCLEEAGLSSKDIYLTNAVKHFKWIATPGKARLHQKPNRAEMNACRPWLEKQTEAIKPKIIVALGATAAQSVLGRAVAITKERGAILPESTLGKPVVISWHPSAILRSIDREDSAQKRAQLVKDLKLAAKFLKLKD, from the coding sequence ATGGCGATGAAAAAATATCCTGGGGCCAAACCTCCAGACACGAAGAGCTTAAAAACTTTAGAAGCCGCTGCGGAAAAATGCCGAGGTTGCGATTTGTATAAAAACGCGACTCAGGTCGTTTTCGGTGATGGCTCTGCAAAAGCGCAAGTCCTTATTGTCGGCGAACAGCCCGGCGATAAAGAGGATCAGCAAGGCCTGCCCTTCGTCGGCCCAGCGGGAGAGCTTCTTCGTCACTGCCTTGAAGAAGCCGGCCTGAGTTCTAAAGACATCTATCTTACAAACGCCGTGAAACATTTTAAATGGATCGCAACACCGGGAAAGGCCCGGCTTCATCAAAAGCCCAACCGCGCCGAAATGAATGCCTGTCGCCCGTGGTTAGAAAAACAAACAGAAGCGATCAAACCAAAAATTATCGTCGCCTTAGGCGCGACGGCAGCACAAAGTGTTTTAGGCCGTGCTGTCGCAATCACGAAAGAACGCGGCGCGATTTTACCAGAATCAACACTGGGTAAACCGGTCGTGATCTCGTGGCATCCGTCAGCCATTCTACGAAGCATTGACCGCGAAGATTCCGCACAGAAAAGAGCCCAATTAGTCAAGGACCTGAAACTAGCCGCGAAGTTTTTAAAACTTAAAGATTAA
- a CDS encoding SRPBCC domain-containing protein, with protein sequence MKDQIELSVTVRATAAEIWRALTDETEDWWSEDVVLEPKKGGIFKEPWEDDAGRKMLASGKVLDVQPNKMIKFTWKEKDWPANAQTECTFEISEEAGKRVIKVVHTGWDSLPEAKRQSTIKDFHVGWNYHLKELKSYLDD encoded by the coding sequence ATGAAAGATCAAATCGAACTTTCCGTCACAGTCAGAGCAACAGCCGCTGAAATTTGGCGCGCCCTTACTGATGAGACCGAAGATTGGTGGAGCGAAGACGTTGTTCTTGAGCCCAAAAAAGGTGGCATCTTTAAAGAGCCATGGGAAGACGATGCGGGTCGCAAGATGCTTGCTTCAGGAAAAGTATTAGACGTGCAACCGAACAAGATGATTAAGTTCACTTGGAAAGAAAAAGACTGGCCTGCGAATGCGCAAACGGAATGCACATTTGAAATTTCAGAAGAGGCTGGCAAAAGAGTGATCAAAGTGGTGCACACAGGTTGGGATTCTCTTCCTGAAGCGAAACGTCAGTCGACGATTAAAGATTTTCATGTGGGTTGGAACTATCATTTAAAGGAATTGAAATCTTACCTGGATGACTAA
- a CDS encoding DUF4010 domain-containing protein, with protein sequence MENVLEQLHPYLAGLLIGFIIGIERERANKPGTQAYGLRTFSFFGLLGAFTGAAASEVMAALLTIFVIACILIGYLRSTRSSGPVDIGLTTEVSAMVVFVLGYISTRDRNVAFILAALTLGLLAGRQVLHNFTRERITQKEADAFVTLIILGVAILPFLPSEALDSWGIFVPRKLGALVFILALIQFLSYALLKIFGEKAGSFIGGLLAGFASSTAAFVNIRQNLNSKRTVSRTDMIAFGMMAILASAFQSLVIIVVNSGELGKALLPSFGGVFLACIIFGAISFFKKNEETKVQQESEQEDPLNLKKQFTFALVLFLVMCLTSLAKKFVGDTAFLGVSFVSGLFELQGVTFAISSLKYSDQTVFAMCLAFIASLVSKSLIIISAKCLFADKMMILIALLILAVAFVAPIVPMIWA encoded by the coding sequence ATGGAAAATGTCCTTGAGCAACTGCATCCTTATCTTGCAGGTTTGCTTATCGGGTTTATCATCGGCATTGAACGGGAACGGGCAAACAAGCCCGGCACTCAAGCTTATGGACTTAGGACTTTTTCTTTCTTTGGACTTTTAGGAGCATTTACCGGAGCTGCCGCATCAGAAGTGATGGCGGCACTGTTAACGATATTCGTCATTGCTTGCATCCTTATTGGATACTTACGAAGCACAAGAAGTTCTGGCCCAGTCGATATTGGATTGACCACTGAAGTCTCTGCAATGGTTGTTTTTGTACTGGGTTATATCAGTACACGCGATCGCAATGTGGCATTCATCTTAGCGGCCTTAACTTTGGGATTACTGGCTGGCAGACAAGTGCTTCACAATTTTACGCGCGAACGAATTACACAAAAAGAAGCCGATGCCTTTGTGACATTGATCATTTTAGGTGTGGCGATCTTGCCTTTTTTGCCAAGCGAAGCGCTCGATTCTTGGGGTATCTTTGTGCCAAGGAAATTGGGTGCGTTAGTTTTCATTTTGGCACTCATTCAATTCTTGTCATATGCTTTGTTAAAAATCTTCGGTGAAAAAGCAGGATCATTTATCGGCGGACTTCTTGCGGGCTTTGCCTCTAGCACGGCAGCATTTGTAAATATCCGCCAAAATCTGAATAGCAAGCGCACAGTTTCGCGCACGGATATGATTGCATTTGGCATGATGGCGATTTTAGCCAGCGCCTTTCAATCTTTAGTCATTATTGTCGTGAACTCAGGCGAGCTTGGCAAAGCTCTGCTGCCTAGTTTTGGTGGAGTGTTTTTAGCCTGCATCATTTTCGGTGCTATTTCTTTTTTTAAGAAGAATGAAGAAACCAAAGTTCAGCAGGAATCCGAACAAGAAGATCCGTTGAACTTGAAGAAGCAGTTTACTTTTGCCTTGGTTTTGTTTTTGGTGATGTGTTTGACCAGTCTTGCGAAGAAATTCGTCGGTGATACAGCATTTCTTGGGGTTAGTTTTGTCAGTGGATTGTTTGAACTGCAAGGGGTGACCTTCGCGATTAGCTCGCTGAAGTATTCGGATCAAACCGTCTTTGCGATGTGTTTGGCCTTTATCGCTTCATTAGTTTCTAAGTCTTTGATTATTATTTCTGCGAAGTGCCTCTTCGCTGACAAAATGATGATCTTAATTGCTTTACTTATTCTTGCTGTGGCATTCGTAGCGCCCATCGTTCCCATGATTTGGGCATAA
- a CDS encoding DUF3341 domain-containing protein → MAIGHDHGEKGHKAVFGIFESKSQLESTVDSLKSDGFRNTDISVLMPSSESTKNFAHEKSTKAPEGAATGATGGLAIGGVLGWLAGIGALAIPGIGPFVAAGPIVAAIAGAGIGGAVGGIAGALVGLGIPEYEAKRYEELIKGGGMLLSVHVDDSDWQDRAEKILKLGGAHDIASTGEEKAPPQVKGDRNIHPHT, encoded by the coding sequence ATGGCAATCGGTCATGATCATGGAGAAAAAGGACATAAGGCAGTGTTCGGCATTTTCGAAAGCAAATCACAACTTGAAAGCACAGTTGATAGTTTAAAAAGTGATGGCTTTCGCAATACTGATATTTCAGTACTGATGCCGAGTTCTGAAAGCACTAAAAACTTCGCGCATGAAAAATCAACCAAAGCTCCTGAAGGCGCTGCGACCGGCGCGACAGGTGGCTTGGCAATTGGTGGCGTCCTCGGATGGCTTGCCGGCATCGGTGCTCTTGCTATTCCCGGCATCGGGCCTTTCGTAGCAGCGGGTCCCATTGTGGCAGCCATCGCTGGTGCTGGTATTGGTGGTGCTGTTGGTGGTATTGCGGGCGCACTTGTCGGTTTAGGAATTCCTGAATACGAAGCCAAACGCTATGAAGAACTTATTAAAGGCGGCGGAATGCTATTGTCAGTGCATGTTGACGATAGTGACTGGCAAGACCGCGCCGAAAAGATTTTGAAACTGGGTGGCGCTCATGACATCGCCTCTACAGGTGAAGAAAAAGCTCCGCCACAAGTGAAGGGCGATAGAAATATCCACCCTCATACCTAG
- a CDS encoding BON domain-containing protein, producing the protein MNHSKLNFAFISASLILAGSLAGAVDTRPTQPVKQPDNTAINQRDATTNTLTPTDQARGSTSDVELTRRIRSQLTADSTLSTNAQNVKIITLNGHVTLRGPVDNAKEKQKIEQVAKSVSGTKNVDNQIEVIKK; encoded by the coding sequence ATGAATCACTCTAAGTTGAATTTTGCATTCATTTCTGCCTCTTTAATTTTGGCTGGGTCTTTGGCTGGCGCCGTGGACACCCGTCCTACGCAACCAGTTAAACAACCCGATAACACCGCAATCAATCAGCGGGATGCGACAACGAATACATTGACGCCGACCGATCAAGCACGCGGCAGCACAAGCGATGTTGAGTTGACTCGTCGTATTCGCTCGCAATTGACAGCGGATTCAACACTTTCAACCAATGCACAGAACGTGAAAATTATCACACTTAATGGTCACGTGACTTTGCGTGGTCCTGTCGACAACGCCAAAGAAAAACAAAAAATTGAGCAAGTCGCGAAATCGGTTTCTGGCACAAAAAACGTCGATAACCAAATTGAAGTCATCAAAAAATAG